A region from the Helicoverpa armigera isolate CAAS_96S chromosome 6, ASM3070526v1, whole genome shotgun sequence genome encodes:
- the LOC110371912 gene encoding uncharacterized protein LOC110371912: protein MNNSAASSAAKVGEIFTEAGAAFNKLADLTMLLHPMGEPTVGQQPKTPVKKKLTEERSMASSSLPAHSQHIHSAPLSQQVTLNMLNAQETEMDTDGLGGDVKLEFESSTEEVTT from the exons atgaATAACTCCGCAGCAAGTTCTGCGGCTAAG GTTGGAGAAATATTTACTGAGGCTGGAGCGGCTTTTAACAAATTAGCAGACTTAACTATGTTACTACATCCAATGGGAGAACCAACCGTAGG CCAGCAGCCCAAAACTCCAGTGAAGAAGAAATTAACTGAAGAAAGGAGTATGGCCAGTAGCAGTTTACCAGCCCACAGTCAACATATTCATTCTGCACCGTTGTCTCAACAG GTGACTCTAAACATGTTGAATGCTCAGGAAACAGAGATGGACACAGATGGATTGGGTGGTGATGTCAAGCTGGAATTCGAGTCAAGCACAGAGGAAGTAACCACTtag
- the LOC110371911 gene encoding probable RNA methyltransferase CG11342 — MKSESEIKDTDLNFYGSDPGAVKFGNFINYYSFHDVGERINNLRPQMFPAPVDKQLVCLDIGCNTGELSKALYMYLQTVYPDCDIQMLAIDIDSTLIERATVSNEFPNIKFITCNIMDQNDRLCIQKYLDSHQYTAFDVTFCFSVTMWIHLNNGDEGLLEFLKLIKSFSKTIVIEPQPWKCYRNAQRRVKKSGHSFELYSCLKIKSNVDSVIEKTMSEDTHVKTYESENSSWNRRVLSFSSMKLSA, encoded by the coding sequence atgaaaagtgaAAGTGAAATCAAAGACACCGATCTGAACTTTTACGGCAGTGACCCGGGAGCTGTGAAGTTTGGAAACtttatcaattattattcttttcacGATGTCGGCGAAAGGATAAACAATCTACGTCCACAAATGTTTCCAGCACCAGTAGACAAGCAGCTGGTGTGCCTAGACATCGGGTGCAACACAGGGGAGTTATCCAAGGCtctttatatgtacctacagacTGTGTACCCAGACTGTGATATCCAAATGCTGGCAATAGACATCGACTCCACGTTGATAGAAAGAGCTACTGTATCAAATGAATTCCCTAACATTAAGTTTATAACTTGCAATATCATGGATCAAAATGACAGACtttgtatacaaaaatatttagactCACACCAATACACAGCTTTTGatgtaacattttgtttttcagtgACTATGTggattcatttaaataatggtgaTGAAGGGTTATTAGAGTTTCTGAAGCttataaaatcattttctaaGACAATTGTAATAGAACCTCAACCATGGAAATGTTATAGAAATGCTCAAAGGCGGGTTAAAAAATCAGGTCACTCCTTTGAACTATAtagctgtttaaaaataaaaagcaatgtAGACTCTGTTATTGAGAAAACTATGTCAGAAGACACTCATGTTAAAACCTATGAATCTGAAAATTCTTCTTGGAATAGAAGAGTACTAAGTTTCAGTTCTATGAAACTATCAGCTTAA
- the Osi21 gene encoding uncharacterized protein Osi21 isoform X1 → MCTAFRIYVLSVICVAVAAGNVHGPRRSRRMEVDDSAQNEIDSGRAEDSSWWWTGEFSVLQKLYDDCSAQKHMSMCLKGKALMALTRAVEQESVQLADGLTLVKQADAPSAVAEPRFFPGMSTEDKLDAMLRTRFQQLMNTHTISMDLASEGRGRGKKVLPYLLLGIFTTVTIVGGMALKTLAAIAGKALIASKVALTIAGIIALKKLFSHDGAPAETTFQVHADGHHRRNLYVVRPAKGGAVDPYSYGEQSTASA, encoded by the exons ATGTGTACCGCTTTCCGGATATACGTCCTATCTGTTATCTGTGTAGCAGTCGCCGCGGGCAATGTGCACGGACCTCGAAGATCCCGTAGGATGGAGGTCGACGATTCAGCACAAAACGAAATTGACAGTGGACGAGCTGAGGACAGCTCGTGGTGGTGGACAGGCGAATTCTCTGTTTTACAGAAACTTTACGACGACTGCAGTGCGCAAAAGCACATGTCAATGTGTTTGAAGGGAAAAGCTTTGATGGCACTCACAAGAGCAGTGGAACAG GAGAGCGTTCAGCTCGCCGATGGGCTGACGTTGGTGAAGCAAGCTGACGCACCCTCCGCGGTTGCGGAGCCGCGCTTCTTCCCTGGTATGTCCACAGAAGATAAGCTGGATGCCATGTTGCGCACAAGGTTCCAGCAGTTAATGAACACACACACCATTTCTATGGATTTGGCATCGGAAGGCAGGGGTAGAG GTAAGAAGGTGCTTCCTTACCTGTTACTCGGTATTTTCACTACCGTAACGATTGTGGGAGGAATGGCGCTAAAGACTCTCGCAGCGATTGCCGGCAAAGCCCTCATCGCCAGTAAGGTTGCTCTAACTATTGCTGGTATCATCGCCCTGAAGAAACTGTTCAGTCACGACGGAGCCCCCGCTGAAACCACCTTCCAAGTGCACGCTGATGGACACCATAG GCGGAACCTGTATGTGGTGAGGCCAGCGAAAGGTGGCGCGGTGGACCCGTACTCGTACGGGGAGCAGAGCACGGCGAGCGCGTAG
- the LOC110371943 gene encoding FMR1-interacting protein NUFIP1 → MNRPPRPRMMNNMYRRPMPYNSQWRPNNGLPPRFQWNNPRFGAPDARFQNNDEHWCETCDRGFPTAELLQQHNSQHQKCNIDGCQFIAHPKVITKHIQMQHSSGLYKKIANLNNPEDIQKWREERKKKYPTKSNIEKKEAENKEKIERGEKMALKHDRRTDKRGPTDQGPRKRNPSFDRRNQNPRMNRRNFKDNTGTTNNNQNNTQPAKKIPRTIPSAPVPAEKNKLKPFAGILSIVMDQEAVDSDEPLQCNDELFEDDEEIVVPTPKETTTTQEPIVCGALTSLMCDYGTSDEDAEEKENEVIAKSTEKTNQSQVNDDNKIKAALEDKPDIIENNESDNDAPEEIKIEKTNLEHETSQEAVVKSKEKVMKTTLPVKKPERNNYKVKHKIPSTLLQKLLYKEIRQERNIVLQCIRYIKKNNYFDKPDQ, encoded by the exons ATGAATAGACCTCCACGTCCACGTATGATGAACAACATGTATCGACGCCCCATGCCTTATAACTCTCAATGGAGACCGAACAATGGGCTACCTCCACGGTTTCAGTGGAATAATCCACGTTTTGGAGCACCTGATGCgagatttcaaaataatgatgaGCACTGGTGTGAAACGTGTGATAGAGGCTTTCCTACAGCAGAACTTCTGCAGCAACATAATTCACAGCACCAG aaaTGCAACATAGATGGTTGTCAGTTTATTGCACATCCAAAAGTTATAACAAAACACATACAAATGCAACATTCATCTGGCTTATACAAAAAGATTGCAAATCTCAACAATCCAGAGGACATACAGAAATGGCGTGAAGAAAGGAAAAAGAAGTACCCTACCAAGTCCAATATAGAGAAAAAAGAGGCagagaataaagaaaaaattgaAAGAGGAGAAAAAATGGCTTTGAAGCATGACCGTAGAACAGATAAGCGTGGACCAACAG ATCAAGGACCCAGAAAGAGGAATCCCAGTTTTGATAGAAGAAATCAGAATCCTAGAATGAATAGAAGGAATTTCAAAGACAATACAGGTACAACAAATAATAACCAAAATAACACACAGCCAGCAAAGAAAATACCTAGGACAATACCCAGTGCACCAGTTCCTGCTGAGAAGAATAAGCTTAAACCTTTTGCTGGTATCCTAAGTATTGTGATGGATCAAGAAGCAGTTGATTCAGATGAACCACTACAATGTAATGATGAATTATTTGAAGATGATGAGGAGATAGTAGTACCAACTCCAAAAGAAACAACAACCACCCAAGAACCAATAGTATGTGGAGCTTTGACATCACTCATGTGTGACTATGGAACATCAGATGAAGATGCTGAGGAAAAAGAGAATGAGGTAATAGCAAAATCGACAGAAAAAACTAACCAATCACAAGttaatgatgataataaaataaaagctgcaTTAGAGGATAAACCTGatataatagaaaataatgaaagtgACAACGATGCTCCagaagaaattaaaatagaGAAAACTAATTTAGAACATGAGACTAGTCAAGAAGCAGTTGTTAAAAGTAAAGAAAAGGTAATGAAAACCACTTTACCAGTTAAAAAACCAGAAAGAAATAACTACAAAGTTAAGCACAAAATTCCATCAACACTCcttcaaaaattattatataaagaaaTTAGACAGGAACGTAACATAGTTCTTCAgtgtattaggtatattaagaaaaacaattacTTTGATAAGCCTGaccaataa
- the Osi21 gene encoding uncharacterized protein Osi21 isoform X2: protein MCTAFRIYVLSVICVAVAAGNVHGPRRSRRMEVDDSAQNEIDSGRAEDSSWWWTGEFSVLQKLYDDCSAQKHMSMCLKGKALMALTRAVEQESVQLADGLTLVKQADAPSAVAEPRFFPGMSTEDKLDAMLRTRFQQLMNTHTISMDLASEGRGRGKKVLPYLLLGIFTTVTIVGGMALKTLAAIAGKALIASKVALTIAGIIALKKLFSHDGAPAETTFQVHADGHHSI, encoded by the exons ATGTGTACCGCTTTCCGGATATACGTCCTATCTGTTATCTGTGTAGCAGTCGCCGCGGGCAATGTGCACGGACCTCGAAGATCCCGTAGGATGGAGGTCGACGATTCAGCACAAAACGAAATTGACAGTGGACGAGCTGAGGACAGCTCGTGGTGGTGGACAGGCGAATTCTCTGTTTTACAGAAACTTTACGACGACTGCAGTGCGCAAAAGCACATGTCAATGTGTTTGAAGGGAAAAGCTTTGATGGCACTCACAAGAGCAGTGGAACAG GAGAGCGTTCAGCTCGCCGATGGGCTGACGTTGGTGAAGCAAGCTGACGCACCCTCCGCGGTTGCGGAGCCGCGCTTCTTCCCTGGTATGTCCACAGAAGATAAGCTGGATGCCATGTTGCGCACAAGGTTCCAGCAGTTAATGAACACACACACCATTTCTATGGATTTGGCATCGGAAGGCAGGGGTAGAG GTAAGAAGGTGCTTCCTTACCTGTTACTCGGTATTTTCACTACCGTAACGATTGTGGGAGGAATGGCGCTAAAGACTCTCGCAGCGATTGCCGGCAAAGCCCTCATCGCCAGTAAGGTTGCTCTAACTATTGCTGGTATCATCGCCCTGAAGAAACTGTTCAGTCACGACGGAGCCCCCGCTGAAACCACCTTCCAAGTGCACGCTGATGGACACCATAG TATTTAA